In Malus sylvestris chromosome 15, drMalSylv7.2, whole genome shotgun sequence, a single genomic region encodes these proteins:
- the LOC126605452 gene encoding uncharacterized protein LOC126605452, whose amino-acid sequence MPISQPMYQSQQFPAHAHVQQYQYPQFQAHALVQQMHPPYVQHQNMSQPATSPVAFTARTNFSLSAHPQEYWLLDSGSTNHMTSYMSCLQAPTPYPSTETVTEANGEGHQQGSLSRIE is encoded by the exons ATGCCTATATCTCAGCCTATGTATCAGTCTCAACAGTTTCCGGCTCATGCTCATGTTCAACAATATCAATATCCACAGTTTCAAGCTCATGCTCTGGTTCAACAAATGCATCCACCGTATGTGCAGCATCAGAACATGTCTCAACCAGCTACATCTCCCGTTGCTTTTACTGCAAGAACCAACTTCTCACTTTCTGCACATCCGCAAGAGTATTGGCTGCTTGATTCTGGATCTACTAATCATATGACCTCTTATATGTCCTGTCTACAAGCTCCTACCCCATATCCATCCACTGAAACTGTAACTGAggctaatggtgaag GTCACCAACAAGGTTCTCTTTCAAGGATTGAGTAA